The Planctomycetota bacterium genome contains the following window.
CGCGGACCGGACGGCGGCGTTCCCGAAGACGCATCGCTTCACGCTGGGAGACCGGGTGCAGACAACCCTGTTCGATCTCCTGTCGGTGCTTCAGGACGCGGCGTATGGGAAAGGGAGGGCCGAAGCCTTGATCCGGGCGCAGGACTGCATGGACAAGCTGCGGCTCTGGAACCGCTTGGCCCGCGACCTCCGGTGCGTGAGCCCGAAACAGTACGCGTACGCGGCCGAGAGGATCGAAGAGATCGGGCGGCAGGTGGGCGGATGGAGCCGTTCATCGCCGGGGCGGGGGCGTCTCGCCTCGTCGACGGACGGGACCCCACGCCCGGTGCCTGCGGGGCGGGAGCTGGAACAACAATGCGGTCCACTGCCGTTCCGCGTTCCGCAACGACAATCCACCATCGAACCGCAACACGAACAACGGCTTCCGGGTGCTGGTGCCCAAGACTCTCGTGAAGTGCGCTGAGACCGGGCGTCCACGGATTCCCGGTGGCGCGAGCGGAGAGGCTACGAGTCCCGTTCGGGTGCTTCGTGCCGGAGACGGCGCTAGGAAACGAACCCCTCCTCCGGGCCCTTTGACGATGAAGCGGGCCTTCGCCATTCCGCCCGCCTCGGCGTTTACCGGAGTCGGACCACGCCTTCGCCGACGACGGCGAAGCGGCCTCTGAGCCGCTCCCCCACCGTGCCGACGGCCTCCCCCACGGCCTTACGGACCTGCGTCGGAAGGCTGTGACGAAGCTTGAGGAGCATGACGCCCGCATGGCGCAGGCTCCGCGCGAAGACGAGGCGCCCGAAATCCTTGTCCT
Protein-coding sequences here:
- a CDS encoding DUF5615 family PIN-like protein, which encodes MRFLVDENLGVGLALHLRSLGHDAASVAEVARGASDEDVLALALKEERILVTEDKDFGRLVFARSLRHAGVMLLKLRHSLPTQVRKAVGEAVGTVGERLRGRFAVVGEGVVRLR
- the avd gene encoding diversity-generating retroelement protein Avd, with translation MRGAQEPIVFQHAYDLTRWYADRTAAFPKTHRFTLGDRVQTTLFDLLSVLQDAAYGKGRAEALIRAQDCMDKLRLWNRLARDLRCVSPKQYAYAAERIEEIGRQVGGWSRSSPGRGRLASSTDGTPRPVPAGRELEQQCGPLPFRVPQRQSTIEPQHEQRLPGAGAQDSREVR